The Fictibacillus arsenicus genome contains a region encoding:
- a CDS encoding class I SAM-dependent methyltransferase, which translates to MKNNSNIQKYKRLAPFYDKFMGNRLFRKARQQAFSEIEARQGGSLLLVGVGTGEDFPFLPAGASVTGIDLSEDMLKIAEGKKNSRDITLLQMDAEDMGFGNEKFDIIVLNLILSVVEHPEKVLEKSLNCLSPGGTLLVFDKFIESNQKPNVIRRLLNKITSAIGTDITRDFYKIKSGFPIEITKEYKTINDLYTIIVARESISNDISV; encoded by the coding sequence ATGAAAAACAACTCAAATATCCAAAAATATAAAAGACTTGCACCGTTCTACGATAAGTTTATGGGCAACCGTCTTTTTCGAAAAGCCCGTCAGCAAGCTTTTTCTGAAATTGAAGCTCGGCAAGGGGGCTCGCTTTTGTTAGTTGGAGTAGGGACAGGCGAGGACTTTCCATTTCTGCCAGCGGGTGCGTCTGTTACAGGAATCGATCTTTCGGAAGATATGTTAAAGATTGCTGAGGGTAAAAAGAACAGCCGGGACATCACACTGCTGCAAATGGATGCTGAAGACATGGGGTTCGGAAATGAAAAGTTCGATATTATCGTATTAAATTTAATTCTAAGTGTAGTAGAGCATCCTGAAAAAGTACTAGAGAAAAGCTTGAACTGTCTAAGCCCTGGCGGCACGTTATTGGTATTCGATAAATTTATAGAATCCAATCAGAAACCAAACGTAATAAGAAGGTTGCTGAACAAAATCACCTCAGCGATCGGAACAGATATTACCCGTGATTTTTACAAAATAAAGAGTGGCTTTCCGATTGAAATTACGAAAGAATACAAGACGATTAATGACCTTTATACTATTATCGTCGCACGTGAAAGCATATCAAACGATATATCAGTATAG
- a CDS encoding GNAT family N-acetyltransferase produces MEKAALEISLSTPADYPGLVEIDHLVWNIETTPAPDIRWESPEDYGKQFPAGSQIVARCNGKVCGYIFYKDVFPVPSNLHVADLAMAVHPDYHGQNIGFELMRAVEELARDNGKTKLSLRVLSTNEKAIRFYKKCGYQVQGRLVGEFYLNGRFVDDLLFYKHI; encoded by the coding sequence ATGGAGAAAGCTGCATTAGAAATTTCCTTATCAACACCTGCGGATTATCCCGGGCTTGTTGAAATTGATCATCTCGTTTGGAACATAGAAACAACACCTGCACCAGACATCCGCTGGGAATCACCTGAGGACTATGGCAAGCAGTTTCCTGCCGGCAGTCAAATTGTCGCCCGATGCAACGGAAAGGTCTGCGGCTACATTTTTTATAAAGATGTGTTTCCAGTCCCTTCTAACCTGCATGTAGCAGATCTAGCGATGGCTGTTCACCCTGATTATCATGGACAGAACATTGGATTTGAGCTTATGCGGGCAGTTGAAGAGCTGGCACGGGACAACGGCAAAACCAAGCTGTCTTTACGCGTCTTATCAACAAATGAGAAAGCCATCCGCTTTTACAAAAAATGCGGCTACCAGGTACAAGGAAGACTTGTCGGGGAATTTTACTTAAACGGGCGCTTTGTTGATGATCTTCTTTTTTATAAGCATATCTAA
- a CDS encoding CPBP family intramembrane glutamic endopeptidase, with the protein MKHLKIALFLGLLGLLAGAFVVPFQLESLKNTLTAVEYAKMMDAFPFPLPVMIIIASLQIGILTTILSWIGLKLTERTDLTLPLLRTWIAEKKKPVIDRSALKLALIGGAIGSFFMILTDLFLFQPHMPKLGNGEGVVWWKATLAGVLYGGIVEEVLMRLFLMALIVWLLSFIFKKYRETIPLSFYWIGIILAALLFSAGHLPATEVLYGELNTLIIARSFILNGVLAIFFGYLFWKKGLEYAMIAHMMLHVVTQLVLLPIIKLVS; encoded by the coding sequence TTGAAACATTTAAAGATTGCTTTATTTCTTGGTTTATTAGGTTTACTTGCAGGAGCTTTTGTAGTTCCTTTTCAGTTGGAATCGTTAAAAAACACACTAACAGCAGTTGAGTATGCCAAAATGATGGATGCCTTTCCATTTCCGCTGCCAGTCATGATTATCATAGCTTCACTTCAAATTGGAATATTGACTACTATTTTAAGCTGGATTGGTTTAAAGCTTACCGAACGCACAGACCTGACACTTCCCTTGCTTAGAACGTGGATTGCTGAAAAAAAGAAACCTGTCATCGACCGGTCTGCTTTAAAACTCGCTCTTATAGGCGGCGCAATCGGATCTTTTTTCATGATTCTAACTGATCTATTCCTATTTCAGCCTCACATGCCAAAGCTCGGAAATGGCGAAGGTGTCGTATGGTGGAAAGCAACACTTGCCGGAGTATTGTATGGAGGAATCGTTGAAGAAGTATTAATGCGGCTTTTCCTTATGGCACTGATCGTTTGGCTATTGTCTTTCATATTTAAAAAATACAGAGAAACCATCCCTTTATCCTTTTACTGGATCGGAATAATACTGGCAGCCCTTCTCTTTTCAGCAGGACATCTGCCAGCAACTGAGGTTTTATATGGAGAGCTTAATACCTTAATCATAGCCCGTTCATTTATATTAAATGGCGTACTCGCGATTTTCTTCGGCTATCTTTTTTGGAAAAAAGGTCTGGAATACGCGATGATTGCGCATATGATGCTGCATGTGGTGACACAGCTAGTCTTGCTGCCTATAATCAAGCTGGTTTCATAA
- a CDS encoding TIM barrel protein — protein MTHKIAISGSTIMSDTSLFHELFIDETSHIEIGEFENEDAYQHFLGKIKSSNKSFSLHSPLFRKDSKYDLIEFVQFEPDKAWIQFENEVMRMAQAGAAYILVHFPYFQDESKDPNTLIEEGLQRLSLLQTKYNLPIVCEPKLGMWKSTKGIEYLHNFPVSVWKKYGLKLCIDIGDYLLAAAELSVNPPELIQKWQEHIKVVHLHNIEFIEGKYIWIPIHPSHEEDDVYFPVKEILSFIAKRNNIYWVLEHTPHSRPKKDFVKEGIQWLKKDILKIE, from the coding sequence ATGACACACAAAATAGCGATATCTGGAAGTACGATCATGTCTGATACTTCCCTGTTTCATGAACTTTTTATAGATGAAACGAGTCATATAGAAATAGGAGAATTCGAGAATGAAGATGCCTACCAACACTTTCTAGGCAAGATTAAAAGCTCTAATAAAAGCTTCAGCCTTCATTCACCCCTTTTTCGCAAAGACAGCAAATACGATCTTATCGAATTCGTGCAATTTGAACCCGATAAGGCTTGGATTCAGTTTGAGAATGAAGTAATGCGGATGGCTCAAGCTGGAGCAGCATACATACTTGTTCATTTTCCTTATTTTCAAGATGAATCAAAAGATCCTAACACATTAATAGAAGAAGGATTGCAGAGGTTATCCCTCCTTCAAACAAAATATAATCTGCCGATTGTCTGTGAACCAAAACTAGGGATGTGGAAATCCACAAAAGGCATCGAATATCTTCATAATTTTCCTGTCTCCGTTTGGAAGAAGTATGGGTTAAAGCTTTGCATTGATATTGGAGATTACCTGCTGGCTGCTGCAGAGCTATCTGTGAATCCACCAGAGTTAATCCAAAAATGGCAGGAGCACATTAAAGTTGTTCATCTTCATAATATTGAATTCATTGAAGGGAAATACATTTGGATCCCCATTCATCCTTCACATGAGGAGGATGATGTTTATTTTCCGGTTAAAGAGATTTTGAGTTTCATTGCAAAACGAAACAATATTTATTGGGTTTTAGAACATACGCCTCATTCACGCCCGAAGAAAGATTTCGTCAAGGAAGGCATACAGTGGTTAAAGAAAGACATTTTAAAAATTGAATAG
- a CDS encoding diacylglycerol kinase has product MKRARLIYNPSSGRETVKKQLPYILDRLENAGYETSCHATTPEDGCATRAARLAGERGFDLVIAAGGDGTIYEVVNGLAGLENRPMLGIIPAGTTNDFARAVGVPRTIEGACDVLCGGTHMPVDIGKVNDKFFINIAGGGRITELTYEVPSKLKTMIGQLAYFLKGIEMLPSIRPTYVEIEFDDKEKYEGEIMLFLVANTNSVGGFEKLAPSSEFHDGLFDVVILKKTNLAEFVRIASLAIRGEHIHDDHVIYKKAKRVKVTPREKMQINLDGELGGILPGEFENLHHHFELLVPKERIKP; this is encoded by the coding sequence ATGAAACGTGCTAGACTAATATATAATCCAAGTTCAGGAAGAGAAACGGTAAAGAAACAGCTTCCTTATATTTTGGATAGACTTGAAAACGCAGGATATGAAACATCATGTCATGCGACTACACCTGAAGATGGCTGCGCTACACGTGCGGCACGCCTTGCTGGAGAACGAGGTTTTGACCTTGTTATAGCAGCAGGTGGAGATGGAACAATCTACGAAGTAGTAAACGGACTTGCAGGCCTTGAGAATCGGCCGATGCTTGGTATCATTCCTGCGGGGACAACGAACGATTTTGCACGTGCAGTAGGTGTACCGCGAACGATCGAAGGCGCTTGTGACGTTCTTTGCGGCGGTACCCACATGCCGGTTGATATCGGTAAAGTAAATGATAAATTCTTTATTAATATTGCAGGCGGCGGACGAATAACAGAACTTACTTATGAAGTGCCGAGCAAGCTCAAAACGATGATCGGTCAGCTGGCATACTTCCTAAAAGGAATAGAGATGCTTCCATCGATTCGTCCGACATATGTTGAGATTGAATTCGATGACAAGGAAAAGTACGAAGGCGAGATCATGCTGTTTTTAGTAGCCAATACAAACTCTGTTGGAGGGTTTGAAAAACTCGCTCCATCTTCTGAATTCCATGACGGCCTTTTCGATGTTGTCATCTTAAAGAAAACAAACCTTGCTGAGTTTGTCCGTATCGCATCCCTTGCGATCCGTGGTGAACACATTCATGATGATCATGTCATCTACAAAAAAGCGAAGCGTGTTAAAGTAACACCTCGCGAAAAGATGCAGATCAACCTCGACGGTGAGCTGGGCGGCATTCTACCAGGTGAATTCGAGAACCTGCATCACCACTTCGAGTTGTTGGTGCCAAAAGAAAGAATCAAACCATAA
- a CDS encoding ABC transporter permease subunit — MNFSLRSYLKRLRSTILGILIIGILPALLFGTNTQLEQNVWEYSIKNLKYPLFPDVFEKYQYSMTIFFAALLTGLAAALILTFFTTLLPRFLQRIVYGLLTFLESLPDLFIVVVLQFTVIYIYQSTGVLIANISNVYNNPIYLLPILTLAVLPTIQLFKIALLLMKDEQHKPYVTVARAMGLSRFYITIVHVFRNIITSLVQYYKTIFVFMLSNLFIVEYVFNLNGIMNVLLNTKGVAFMVTALMIAIPFSLLFEIAESNTIKVNKQEGEEAA, encoded by the coding sequence ATGAATTTTTCATTGAGGAGTTATTTAAAAAGACTTAGGTCTACTATACTGGGAATCTTAATAATTGGCATATTGCCTGCTCTTTTATTCGGTACCAATACTCAGCTAGAACAAAACGTATGGGAGTACTCAATTAAAAACTTGAAATATCCGCTTTTTCCTGACGTCTTTGAAAAGTACCAATATTCCATGACTATTTTCTTTGCTGCTTTGCTTACAGGTTTAGCGGCTGCTCTAATTCTTACTTTCTTTACAACGCTTCTGCCAAGATTTCTACAGCGCATTGTATACGGATTATTAACATTCTTGGAATCACTGCCCGATTTATTTATTGTAGTTGTCCTGCAGTTTACTGTTATTTACATCTATCAATCTACGGGAGTTCTAATAGCCAATATCTCGAACGTCTACAACAATCCGATCTATCTTCTGCCGATCCTTACTCTCGCAGTATTGCCTACGATTCAGTTGTTTAAGATTGCTTTACTGCTGATGAAAGATGAACAGCATAAACCTTATGTAACAGTTGCCAGAGCGATGGGGCTCAGCCGATTTTACATCACGATCGTACACGTTTTCAGAAACATCATTACGAGTCTTGTCCAGTATTACAAAACGATCTTTGTATTTATGCTTTCTAATCTGTTTATTGTAGAATATGTGTTCAATTTGAATGGAATAATGAATGTTTTGCTGAATACGAAGGGTGTAGCCTTTATGGTAACAGCACTTATGATAGCAATCCCTTTTTCTCTTTTGTTTGAAATTGCGGAAAGCAATACCATTAAGGTAAATAAACAAGAAGGGGAGGAAGCCGCATGA